The following proteins are encoded in a genomic region of Blastopirellula marina:
- a CDS encoding ABC transporter permease — protein MRFRLLPWEYAIRNLFRRPLRTLLTFTALSIVVLLVFVVVGFIRGLEQNLRVSGDPNTAILFSLGMGENLEYSSIPMRTSDLVAATIPGIRERHGQKYVSPELYLGTEISVPTLDEPAMGLVRGVTPQVLLVRQGVQLDEGDWPEPGEVIVGRMAGVKLGLKRDELKPGDTLKLEGREWNISGVFSATGGAFESEVWCRLDELQQAMKRQDLSLVAIQLGPQGDFADVDLFSMERRNDLELQSMRETDYYAGLQKDYGKVRMMAWLVVFLVSGAGVFAGLNTMYGAVVGRIPELAMLQTLGFVRRAIIISLIQEGVLLATAASLFATVLAIWLINGASVRFTMGAFALRIDSVCVLIGCGVGISLGILGAVPPAMRALRMPIVDGLKSI, from the coding sequence ATGCGTTTTCGGCTCCTTCCGTGGGAATACGCCATCCGCAATCTGTTCCGCCGGCCACTCCGCACCTTGTTAACGTTCACGGCGCTTTCAATTGTCGTGTTATTGGTATTCGTAGTGGTGGGGTTCATTCGCGGGCTCGAACAGAATTTACGCGTGAGCGGCGATCCCAATACGGCCATCTTGTTCTCGTTGGGAATGGGGGAGAACCTCGAATATTCATCGATCCCGATGCGTACGAGTGACTTGGTAGCGGCAACCATTCCCGGCATTCGCGAACGTCATGGCCAGAAATACGTTTCGCCCGAGTTGTACCTTGGAACTGAGATCAGCGTACCGACGCTCGACGAGCCTGCCATGGGGCTGGTGCGCGGTGTCACTCCACAAGTGCTTCTGGTGCGGCAAGGTGTGCAATTGGACGAAGGTGATTGGCCAGAGCCAGGCGAGGTGATCGTTGGACGGATGGCCGGTGTCAAGCTTGGCCTCAAGCGTGATGAACTGAAGCCGGGCGATACGCTGAAGTTAGAAGGACGTGAGTGGAACATCTCAGGCGTCTTCTCGGCCACCGGCGGTGCCTTCGAGTCTGAAGTGTGGTGCCGACTTGATGAACTACAGCAAGCGATGAAGCGACAAGACTTGAGCCTGGTCGCTATTCAACTGGGACCGCAGGGTGACTTCGCTGACGTCGATCTGTTCAGCATGGAACGTCGTAATGATCTGGAACTGCAGTCGATGCGCGAGACCGACTACTACGCTGGTCTGCAAAAGGACTATGGCAAGGTCCGAATGATGGCCTGGCTGGTGGTGTTCTTGGTATCCGGGGCCGGCGTTTTTGCTGGTCTGAACACGATGTATGGCGCCGTGGTCGGTCGAATCCCGGAACTCGCCATGTTGCAAACGCTCGGCTTCGTCCGTCGAGCAATCATTATCAGCTTGATTCAGGAAGGCGTCTTGTTAGCGACCGCTGCCAGTCTGTTCGCAACGGTCTTGGCGATTTGGTTGATCAACGGTGCCTCGGTTCGATTCACGATGGGGGCCTTCGCCCTCCGGATTGATAGTGTCTGTGTTTTGATTGGCTGTGGCGTAGGGATCTCACTCGGGATTCTGGGCGCCGTGCCACCGGCGATGCGGGCACTGCGAATGCCGATCGTCGACGGTTTGAAATCGATTTAA
- a CDS encoding DUF2500 domain-containing protein gives MQCSNCGASFLENATLCEYCGTLRPVDRTADPKSPDNSDIFRRIRESPQFTERKRTSRRNRVPQIDSMPAVVVGVYLVFGGVAVFLSTKNLFEAGGVWGFVPVITVVFGVLLFLFFPAKSERISGGNLDCQPAIVLGKRTEVRGGRYASTSYYVTFEFEDGKRRELSVHDGRLFGQISEGDAGVLYLRGRDDVGAAFITGRYVADFERVRF, from the coding sequence ATGCAATGCTCCAACTGCGGTGCAAGTTTTCTAGAAAACGCAACTCTTTGCGAATACTGCGGAACGCTGCGTCCCGTTGATCGCACCGCTGATCCGAAGTCTCCTGACAATTCTGACATTTTTCGACGAATTCGGGAGTCGCCACAGTTTACTGAGCGGAAACGAACCTCGCGCCGTAACCGAGTTCCCCAGATCGATTCGATGCCAGCAGTGGTGGTTGGTGTTTACTTGGTGTTTGGTGGTGTCGCGGTGTTTTTGAGCACGAAGAACCTTTTTGAAGCGGGTGGAGTTTGGGGTTTTGTTCCCGTGATCACGGTAGTTTTCGGGGTTTTGCTTTTCCTGTTTTTCCCAGCAAAGTCGGAGCGAATTAGTGGCGGCAATCTAGATTGTCAGCCGGCGATTGTGCTCGGTAAGAGGACCGAGGTGAGAGGAGGCAGATACGCATCCACGAGTTACTACGTCACCTTCGAATTCGAGGACGGAAAGCGGCGCGAGCTTTCCGTTCACGACGGTAGGCTCTTCGGGCAAATCTCAGAAGGGGACGCGGGCGTACTTTATCTGCGAGGCCGCGACGATGTGGGTGCTGCGTTTATAACGGGGCGCTACGTTGCCGATTTTGAACGCGTTCGTTTCTGA
- a CDS encoding sulfatase — protein MLPRIAASLLLVLFAVVSNVNAEDDSKLNVLFIISDDLGSQSLGCFGNQQCQSPNIDKLAASGAKFSRTYTQYPVCGPSRAALMSGLYCQAIGVTGNGSSGKFTQNLGDRPSMTQWFKQQGYYTARVSKIYHMRVPGDITAGVDGPDHAASWTERFNCQAPEQWSEGEHAHLSRERLKPDPQRNIHYNLGYGGAFYVVRTPGESAEQADMKASAKAIEILEQRAEDKQPFFLAVGMVRPHVPLVAPESFFEKYSAAKIDLPKQVEDDWNDIPKAGISKNSQGSGLGTKLKKQEVLEAYYAAVSFMDAQVGKIVDSLDRLGLAENTIVVFTADHGYHLGEHEFWQKMSLHEESTRIPLIIRMPGRSPLEINALAQQIDIYPTLAELCGLKVPPHVQGKSLVPAISHPSQVIHQEVYTLRGNNDHLLRTDRFALIRYGNGSVELYDMESDPQQFTNLADDSQHADTLQQLQAALDRKLASIEK, from the coding sequence ATGTTGCCCCGCATTGCTGCGAGCCTGCTGCTTGTTCTCTTCGCTGTTGTTAGTAACGTCAACGCGGAAGATGATTCAAAACTAAACGTGCTGTTTATCATCTCCGACGATTTAGGGAGCCAATCGCTGGGCTGTTTTGGCAATCAGCAGTGCCAGTCACCCAACATCGATAAACTAGCGGCCAGCGGTGCGAAGTTCTCGCGAACCTACACCCAGTACCCGGTCTGCGGTCCCTCGCGAGCCGCACTCATGTCTGGTCTCTACTGCCAGGCGATTGGCGTGACCGGCAACGGTTCGTCGGGGAAATTTACGCAGAACCTCGGTGACCGACCTTCGATGACACAGTGGTTCAAGCAGCAAGGGTATTACACCGCACGTGTGAGCAAGATCTATCACATGCGTGTCCCAGGCGACATCACAGCAGGCGTTGATGGCCCTGATCATGCTGCCTCTTGGACCGAACGCTTCAATTGCCAAGCGCCGGAGCAATGGAGCGAAGGAGAACATGCTCATCTTTCGCGTGAGCGTTTGAAGCCAGACCCTCAACGCAACATTCATTACAACCTTGGTTACGGTGGCGCTTTTTACGTGGTTCGCACCCCGGGCGAAAGTGCCGAACAAGCGGACATGAAAGCGTCGGCCAAGGCGATTGAGATCTTGGAGCAGCGAGCCGAAGACAAGCAGCCGTTCTTCCTGGCAGTTGGTATGGTCCGACCGCACGTTCCGTTAGTGGCTCCCGAATCGTTCTTTGAAAAATACTCGGCTGCCAAGATCGATTTGCCGAAGCAAGTCGAAGACGATTGGAACGATATTCCCAAGGCAGGCATCTCCAAAAACAGTCAAGGGAGCGGACTTGGCACGAAGCTGAAGAAGCAGGAAGTTCTCGAGGCCTACTATGCCGCCGTATCGTTCATGGACGCCCAGGTCGGTAAGATCGTCGACTCGCTCGATCGATTAGGCCTCGCTGAGAACACGATTGTCGTATTCACCGCTGATCATGGCTATCACTTGGGTGAACATGAATTCTGGCAGAAGATGAGTTTGCACGAAGAGTCTACGCGAATTCCTCTCATCATTCGCATGCCGGGAAGATCTCCGCTTGAGATCAATGCACTTGCTCAGCAGATTGATATCTATCCTACGCTCGCCGAGTTATGCGGTTTAAAGGTTCCTCCGCACGTTCAAGGTAAGAGCCTCGTGCCGGCGATCTCGCACCCGAGTCAAGTGATTCATCAAGAAGTCTATACGCTTCGCGGTAACAATGATCACCTCTTGCGTACCGATCGTTTCGCGCTAATCCGGTATGGCAACGGAAGTGTCGAGCTTTACGACATGGAGTCCGACCCGCAGCAATTCACGAACTTGGCAGATGATTCCCAGCACGCCGATACCTTGCAGCAACTGCAAGCAGCGCTCGACAGAAAGTTGGCCTCAATCGAAAAGTAA
- a CDS encoding ABC transporter ATP-binding protein produces the protein MPLVEVRNVTKKYHKGGETITPLDDVSLDMHEGDFFSLMGASGTGKSTLLNLIASIDRPNTGEILVDGTDITKLSRTRLAHWRAANLGYVFQTHNLVPVLTAYENIELPLLLLPMSRAERHQRVQIALQAVDLTDRAGHYPRQLSGGQEQRIGIARAIVNHPKVVVADEPTGDLDPETSEQILKLLQRLNKELNVTLLMVTHDYEASLVADRQFQLVRGKLVDVTDTSGESPDLTSQESTHV, from the coding sequence ATGCCACTCGTGGAAGTACGCAATGTCACCAAGAAGTATCATAAGGGTGGCGAGACGATTACACCGCTCGATGACGTTTCGCTCGACATGCACGAAGGAGACTTCTTTTCGTTGATGGGAGCCAGCGGTACTGGGAAGTCGACTCTGTTGAACCTGATTGCGAGCATCGATCGGCCCAATACCGGCGAAATTTTGGTCGATGGAACCGATATCACCAAGCTTTCACGCACGAGACTTGCCCATTGGCGGGCAGCAAATCTTGGTTATGTGTTTCAAACGCACAATCTGGTGCCTGTTCTCACGGCGTACGAAAACATCGAGCTACCGTTGTTGCTTTTGCCGATGTCCCGTGCCGAACGACATCAGCGTGTCCAGATTGCTCTGCAAGCTGTCGACTTAACAGATCGAGCGGGGCACTATCCGCGGCAGCTCTCGGGTGGACAAGAGCAACGAATCGGGATCGCCCGGGCGATCGTTAACCATCCGAAGGTCGTGGTAGCGGATGAACCGACGGGGGACCTCGATCCCGAAACATCGGAGCAAATCCTGAAGCTGTTGCAGCGGCTCAACAAGGAACTGAATGTGACGTTGTTGATGGTGACACATGATTACGAAGCGTCGCTAGTGGCGGATCGACAGTTTCAATTGGTCCGCGGCAAGCTGGTGGATGTAACTGACACCTCAGGCGAATCTCCAGATCTCACGAGCCAGGAATCGACGCATGTTTAA
- a CDS encoding efflux RND transporter periplasmic adaptor subunit, with protein sequence MIQSRMLVACPVFAILALLLVGCGRHRELPKTGPPPVTVAPAIKRQVVDFDEYTGHVEAISSVDVYAKVSGYLEEVAFQDGAMVKEGDLLFLIDKRTYQAEYDQAVSQRNLYQAREKLTKTTLARNEKLVGKGAVSQEAYDESVAQADEATAQVQAAESDIAAKKVNLDYCTISSPIAGRIDRTYVTKGNLIQSGVGNPTLLTTIVSVDPVYVYFDVDELALLGYIEQHVAQTDGRPDGSLKERKIPVEVSLADGTVYPHRGMIDFGSNQLDAATGTLTVRAIIPNPDGVLRPGLFTRIKVASGAPYDAVLVPQRAIGANQSNRFVYVLDESGNAVQKPVTLGTKQGPLQVVKTGLKEGEQVIINGTLLVRPGKPVKADHSTMPEPPPVEKDLLRSEDQEKPSADETKAETEDKPKES encoded by the coding sequence ATGATCCAATCACGAATGCTTGTCGCATGTCCCGTATTCGCCATCCTGGCCCTCTTGCTGGTAGGTTGCGGCCGCCATCGCGAATTGCCCAAAACGGGACCACCACCGGTAACGGTCGCCCCTGCGATCAAACGCCAAGTGGTTGATTTTGACGAATACACGGGCCACGTCGAAGCCATCTCTTCGGTCGATGTTTACGCCAAGGTATCTGGCTACCTCGAAGAGGTCGCTTTCCAAGATGGGGCGATGGTCAAAGAGGGAGATCTTCTGTTCTTGATCGATAAACGCACCTATCAAGCTGAGTACGATCAAGCTGTCTCCCAGCGGAATCTATATCAAGCACGCGAAAAGCTAACCAAGACGACCTTAGCTCGAAACGAGAAACTGGTCGGTAAAGGTGCCGTTAGCCAGGAAGCGTACGACGAATCGGTCGCCCAAGCGGATGAAGCAACTGCTCAGGTGCAAGCCGCCGAATCAGACATCGCTGCTAAGAAGGTGAATCTCGATTACTGCACGATCAGCTCCCCAATTGCCGGCCGAATCGATCGTACGTATGTCACCAAGGGAAACCTGATCCAAAGTGGCGTGGGCAATCCAACGTTACTGACGACCATTGTTTCGGTCGATCCGGTTTATGTTTATTTCGATGTCGATGAATTGGCACTGTTGGGTTATATCGAACAACATGTTGCTCAAACCGATGGTCGCCCTGATGGTTCCTTGAAAGAACGTAAGATCCCAGTCGAAGTCAGCTTGGCCGATGGGACCGTTTATCCCCATCGAGGCATGATCGACTTCGGTTCCAATCAGTTGGATGCCGCGACTGGTACGTTAACCGTGCGAGCCATTATCCCCAATCCAGATGGCGTACTGCGACCAGGACTGTTCACGCGTATCAAGGTCGCCTCGGGCGCGCCTTACGACGCCGTCCTCGTTCCGCAACGTGCGATCGGTGCCAATCAAAGCAACCGATTTGTTTATGTGTTGGACGAATCGGGAAACGCTGTCCAAAAGCCTGTCACGCTGGGCACGAAGCAAGGACCTCTTCAAGTGGTTAAGACCGGCTTGAAAGAAGGAGAGCAAGTCATCATCAACGGCACCTTGTTGGTGCGACCTGGCAAGCCTGTGAAAGCGGATCACTCGACCATGCCGGAACCACCACCGGTTGAGAAAGACTTACTACGCAGCGAAGACCAGGAAAAGCCTTCTGCTGACGAAACCAAAGCGGAAACCGAGGACAAGCCTAAGGAATCTTAG
- a CDS encoding sugar phosphate isomerase/epimerase family protein: MTLSRRRFLATTSAAVAACALPGRAWATYDQSRFPGFKVGLQSYSLRGFDVDKAIKVAGELGSAHLEFFSGHFPLNASDEQIAAMKKKMSDQGMVILGHGVNGFSKNHEANEKVFKFAKAAGIKNISADPSPDSFDSLDKLVDKYDIRIAIHNHGPSHRYNTALDVLNAVKAHDPRIGACADLGHFIRSGEDPVEVIRLLKGRLFGIHLKDFAEQKERTKGVILGKGHLDTVGVFRALRQVEFPADGCLSLEYEENPQDPVADIHECLEIASDACKTAAS, translated from the coding sequence ATGACGCTTTCCCGTCGACGCTTTCTCGCTACGACTTCAGCTGCCGTAGCCGCATGTGCCCTGCCTGGACGTGCGTGGGCGACGTATGACCAATCTCGTTTCCCCGGTTTCAAAGTCGGCCTGCAAAGCTACTCGCTCCGCGGGTTTGATGTCGACAAAGCGATCAAAGTTGCTGGCGAACTGGGTTCTGCTCACCTCGAGTTTTTCAGCGGGCACTTTCCACTGAATGCCAGCGACGAACAAATCGCTGCGATGAAGAAGAAGATGTCTGATCAGGGGATGGTCATCCTTGGCCATGGCGTCAACGGCTTCAGCAAGAACCACGAAGCCAACGAGAAGGTCTTCAAGTTTGCCAAAGCTGCGGGCATCAAGAACATCTCGGCTGACCCTTCGCCTGATTCGTTCGACAGCTTGGACAAGCTGGTCGATAAGTACGACATCCGCATTGCCATTCACAACCATGGCCCGTCGCACCGTTACAACACGGCGCTTGACGTGCTGAACGCGGTGAAAGCACACGATCCGCGGATTGGTGCGTGTGCCGATCTGGGGCACTTCATTCGCAGTGGTGAAGATCCCGTCGAAGTGATTCGCCTGTTGAAGGGTCGTTTGTTCGGAATTCACTTGAAAGACTTTGCCGAACAAAAGGAACGGACCAAGGGCGTTATCCTGGGCAAGGGACACCTCGACACCGTCGGCGTCTTCCGAGCACTTCGTCAGGTCGAGTTCCCGGCGGACGGTTGCCTCTCGCTGGAATACGAAGAGAACCCGCAAGATCCGGTCGCGGACATTCACGAGTGTCTCGAAATCGCATCGGACGCCTGCAAGACGGCAGCTTCTTAG
- a CDS encoding HlyD family efflux transporter periplasmic adaptor subunit has translation MADVDLQQLAIDRTPTTDRVAAPRRNLGTRVVVPGLLAAALVAVVVWGAWDWVFPPRPVKVIPVFASRSTMRTAGTPLFQAAGWVEPRPTPIRIAALAPGVIEELLVVEDQPVKKGDPVAKLVREDAQLVYERALADEKLRQAEVEQAQARLQGANVRLKQPVHLEAALAEAEAQLSRTNTLLQNLPFEVRRAEAKQQFAQQNYDRQQAAKAAVSELTIEQALSDLETAKATVEELKLRRTTLESEQAAWSLRRDALKTQLKLLVDEIESQQSAEAMLHSAEAKLKQAEVVVAEAKLRLDRMVVRAPVDGRIYQLLSPPGAHLGMMPSSRSEADSSTVVSMYRPESLQVRVDVRFEDIPKVSLDQEVQINNPALPEPIVGKVLFVSSEADIQKNTLQVKVAMPDPPRTFKPEMLVDVTFLSPKPAKGAETPSSEMRIYVPSELVQHTEDKTFVWIADRYAGSAHQRTVTLGAESDSGLVEVTQGLNLADRLIASSINELSEATRIQVVGEDDRFAQQIGQTARGEK, from the coding sequence ATGGCCGACGTCGATCTCCAACAACTTGCGATCGACCGGACTCCGACGACTGATCGGGTCGCGGCACCTCGGCGCAACCTGGGAACGCGCGTTGTCGTTCCCGGGCTGCTGGCCGCTGCTTTGGTCGCGGTCGTGGTGTGGGGAGCTTGGGACTGGGTGTTTCCTCCACGTCCAGTGAAGGTAATTCCGGTCTTTGCTTCTCGCTCAACGATGCGCACAGCAGGCACTCCTTTGTTTCAAGCGGCTGGTTGGGTCGAACCCAGGCCAACTCCGATTCGGATTGCGGCACTCGCCCCGGGTGTGATTGAAGAGCTGTTGGTCGTCGAAGATCAGCCGGTGAAGAAAGGGGACCCGGTAGCCAAGCTTGTGCGGGAAGACGCACAGCTTGTCTACGAGCGGGCCCTTGCCGACGAGAAGCTGCGCCAGGCGGAAGTCGAACAGGCTCAAGCCCGTCTTCAAGGTGCGAACGTTCGACTGAAGCAACCGGTGCACTTGGAAGCGGCCCTGGCCGAAGCCGAAGCACAGCTATCTCGTACGAACACACTCCTGCAAAACCTGCCCTTTGAAGTTCGGCGGGCGGAAGCAAAGCAGCAGTTCGCACAGCAGAACTACGATCGCCAACAGGCGGCCAAAGCAGCCGTTTCGGAGCTGACGATTGAGCAAGCTCTCTCCGATTTGGAAACCGCGAAGGCGACCGTCGAAGAATTAAAGCTCCGCCGTACGACCTTGGAAAGTGAGCAGGCTGCCTGGTCGTTGCGGCGAGATGCCTTGAAAACGCAGCTCAAGCTCTTGGTCGACGAGATTGAAAGTCAGCAATCCGCCGAGGCGATGCTACATTCCGCCGAGGCAAAGTTGAAGCAAGCCGAGGTCGTTGTTGCCGAGGCGAAGCTGCGACTCGATCGCATGGTGGTGCGAGCACCGGTTGATGGTCGAATCTATCAACTGCTCAGTCCGCCGGGGGCCCACCTCGGAATGATGCCGTCGTCTCGAAGTGAGGCCGATAGCAGCACGGTTGTCAGCATGTATCGACCGGAGAGTTTGCAGGTGCGTGTGGATGTCCGTTTCGAGGACATCCCTAAGGTGTCGCTAGATCAGGAAGTTCAGATCAATAATCCGGCTCTCCCGGAACCAATTGTCGGCAAGGTGTTATTTGTCAGTTCGGAAGCGGATATTCAAAAGAATACCCTGCAAGTGAAAGTTGCGATGCCAGATCCGCCGAGAACATTCAAGCCGGAGATGTTGGTCGACGTGACGTTTTTGTCACCGAAGCCGGCCAAAGGCGCAGAGACACCATCGAGCGAGATGCGCATTTACGTGCCGAGCGAACTGGTGCAGCATACCGAGGACAAAACGTTTGTTTGGATCGCCGACCGCTATGCGGGATCAGCACACCAGCGAACGGTTACGTTGGGCGCGGAATCGGATAGCGGCCTCGTGGAAGTGACGCAGGGATTGAATCTAGCCGATCGATTGATCGCGAGTTCCATCAATGAACTATCCGAAGCGACGCGCATTCAGGTTGTCGGCGAAGACGATCGATTTGCTCAGCAAATAGGGCAGACTGCCAGAGGAGAGAAGTGA
- a CDS encoding ABC transporter permease, whose product MFKFAPLVGKTLWRHRSRTILTAIGAAIALFVFCFIGAVREGMADLARRQAAKGSLIVFQANKFCPATSHLPQDYDEKIAKINGVKEVVPIQVFTNNCRASLDVIVFYGVPPQKLRAARDFTMLSGSWDEFETHQDSAIVGRGVAARRGIDVGEKFSIGDLSVVVAGIYSAEDPAEENYIYSHLEFLQRGEGLDLVGTVTQHEVLLREGSNQLAISDQIDEMFRGGSVETDTRPKGVFQAKALGDLTHLISMAQYLGYACVAIVLALVATTTIMSVQDRIKEHAVLQTLGFTGMTVFMLVMAESIALSLIGGGLGIALAMVTLEMTNLSVAAEAVTVAFLPSFRLMGIGLAVAGVTGFVAGILPAWQAASVNILAALRSS is encoded by the coding sequence ATGTTTAAGTTCGCTCCCTTAGTCGGAAAAACTCTGTGGCGACATCGATCGCGAACGATTCTTACCGCGATTGGGGCGGCGATCGCCCTGTTTGTGTTTTGTTTTATTGGGGCCGTGCGCGAAGGAATGGCCGACCTGGCACGGCGACAAGCGGCCAAGGGCTCGCTGATCGTATTTCAAGCCAATAAGTTCTGCCCTGCGACGAGTCATCTGCCGCAAGACTACGATGAGAAGATCGCGAAGATTAACGGCGTGAAGGAAGTGGTACCGATTCAGGTCTTCACTAATAATTGTCGTGCCAGTCTCGACGTGATTGTGTTCTACGGGGTTCCTCCACAAAAGCTCCGGGCCGCTCGCGATTTCACGATGCTATCGGGTAGCTGGGACGAATTCGAAACCCATCAAGACTCCGCCATTGTCGGACGTGGTGTCGCCGCCCGCCGTGGGATTGACGTTGGGGAGAAGTTTTCTATCGGTGATTTATCCGTGGTCGTCGCAGGGATTTATTCGGCCGAAGATCCCGCCGAGGAGAATTACATCTACTCCCACTTAGAGTTCCTCCAACGCGGAGAAGGGCTCGATCTTGTGGGGACCGTCACACAGCATGAAGTGTTGCTCCGCGAAGGAAGCAATCAACTAGCCATTAGCGACCAGATCGATGAGATGTTTCGTGGCGGATCGGTCGAAACGGATACGCGTCCCAAAGGAGTCTTTCAAGCGAAGGCCTTGGGAGATCTAACCCATCTGATCTCGATGGCGCAATACCTCGGCTATGCTTGCGTCGCGATCGTTTTGGCCCTGGTGGCGACCACAACCATTATGTCAGTGCAAGATCGCATCAAGGAACATGCAGTACTGCAAACGTTGGGCTTTACCGGGATGACCGTCTTCATGTTGGTGATGGCCGAGAGTATTGCGTTAAGCTTGATTGGCGGCGGCCTTGGAATCGCACTCGCGATGGTGACGTTAGAGATGACCAATCTGTCGGTTGCAGCCGAAGCGGTCACGGTGGCCTTCTTGCCCTCGTTCCGCTTAATGGGGATTGGTTTGGCGGTGGCAGGCGTAACCGGGTTTGTGGCAGGAATACTTCCCGCCTGGCAGGCCGCGAGCGTCAATATCCTCGCGGCCCTGCGTTCGTCGTAG
- a CDS encoding SUMF1/EgtB/PvdO family nonheme iron enzyme has translation MLSPSCHDLSELERRVCQLVAHCLGIDRSEARPESRMIEDLHLDSLDMVEVIMALEEEFDIEIPDKPSDPVAKRLFTRNPFRLRDLAEVVYLQQQSHRPDRSNWQGDVRAKITDPEIPFSQLSGRYQTTFPVADENLFEPLECAASIPIYRRLSDGMRCMLLPAAEVTIGSDETFAQVDESPAHSVQLESFLIDAEPVSTTAFCRFLNSTQSITKHWRDWFLLDNQDDRVAQLQLELVENVWRPVIGTETMPMVLVSWYGANAYSLWVNGWDWRSYETHEGFLPTEAQWEYAAQGAYVALPPDETANASFVAGQHQPGRLYNARSMPMAPVHAPLGMSDFGLHHMAGNVWQWCRDWYADDFYRRASSRDLNPVNRTPSGVRSERGGSWVGPAELCRPSYRRGREPQARGRCLGFRCVGNLTKPL, from the coding sequence ATGCTCAGCCCGTCATGTCACGATCTAAGTGAATTGGAACGGCGCGTCTGCCAGTTGGTTGCACACTGCCTTGGCATTGACCGCAGCGAAGCCCGACCTGAGAGTCGGATGATCGAAGACTTGCATTTGGACAGCTTGGACATGGTCGAGGTGATCATGGCCTTGGAAGAGGAATTCGATATTGAGATTCCAGACAAACCTTCCGATCCTGTCGCTAAGAGGCTCTTCACTCGGAATCCCTTCCGCCTTCGAGACCTGGCCGAGGTTGTTTACCTGCAGCAGCAATCGCATCGCCCGGACCGCAGTAACTGGCAAGGGGATGTCCGCGCAAAGATCACCGATCCCGAAATCCCCTTCTCGCAACTAAGCGGTCGCTACCAGACAACTTTTCCCGTTGCCGACGAAAACCTTTTTGAACCACTTGAGTGCGCAGCCTCAATCCCGATTTATCGTCGACTGTCCGATGGCATGCGATGCATGCTGCTACCTGCGGCGGAAGTTACCATCGGATCTGACGAAACGTTCGCCCAGGTTGACGAAAGCCCAGCTCACTCGGTTCAGCTTGAGTCGTTCTTGATCGATGCCGAGCCAGTATCGACCACGGCATTTTGCCGATTCTTGAACTCGACGCAGTCCATTACGAAGCATTGGCGAGACTGGTTTCTGCTCGACAACCAAGATGACCGTGTTGCACAACTGCAGCTTGAATTGGTCGAAAATGTCTGGCGTCCAGTGATCGGTACGGAGACGATGCCTATGGTGCTGGTATCGTGGTATGGAGCCAACGCCTATTCCTTGTGGGTCAATGGCTGGGATTGGAGGTCATACGAAACCCACGAGGGTTTCCTTCCCACGGAAGCCCAGTGGGAATACGCGGCCCAAGGAGCTTACGTCGCTCTCCCCCCGGACGAGACGGCCAACGCATCGTTCGTCGCTGGCCAGCATCAACCCGGCCGGCTCTACAACGCCCGATCGATGCCCATGGCCCCAGTTCACGCTCCGCTAGGGATGTCAGATTTTGGTCTACATCACATGGCTGGAAATGTCTGGCAGTGGTGCCGAGATTGGTACGCCGACGATTTCTATCGAAGGGCATCCTCAAGAGATTTGAATCCTGTTAATCGCACTCCAAGTGGCGTCCGCAGCGAGCGAGGCGGCAGTTGGGTCGGCCCGGCTGAACTTTGTCGTCCGTCTTATCGCCGAGGGCGAGAACCACAGGCCCGGGGACGTTGCTTGGGATTTCGCTGTGTGGGAAATCTTACGAAACCTCTTTAG
- a CDS encoding DUF2500 family protein, with product MKCPSCGASLPEDSLKCEFCGSVTSTPSQLHDQDIFRRVKESSPYRQRNDPQRIERLPKPGVGSKIFLGVFFTVFCGICLMGVIMTLVMSGVIGSMRGVSGFALIPFCMGVVPLGMLGLGVYLAITQFKKMQSLETGELTTQPVIVVGKRTMVSGGSGDSSATTSYFVTFETEDGARREHQVWDGSLYGRISEEDAGVLFLREQYALDFDRVRI from the coding sequence ATGAAGTGCCCCAGTTGTGGAGCCAGCCTGCCGGAAGATTCTCTTAAGTGCGAATTCTGTGGATCCGTCACCTCGACCCCTAGCCAACTGCACGATCAGGACATATTCCGAAGGGTCAAGGAATCTTCACCGTATCGTCAACGGAACGATCCACAACGCATCGAGCGGCTGCCTAAGCCGGGCGTTGGTTCCAAAATCTTTCTGGGGGTCTTCTTCACCGTGTTTTGCGGCATCTGTTTGATGGGGGTCATCATGACGCTTGTCATGTCAGGCGTCATCGGATCGATGCGCGGTGTCAGTGGATTCGCCCTGATTCCTTTCTGCATGGGCGTTGTGCCGTTGGGGATGCTTGGCCTGGGAGTTTATCTCGCCATCACGCAGTTCAAGAAGATGCAAAGTCTGGAAACGGGCGAATTAACGACGCAGCCGGTGATTGTTGTCGGCAAACGCACGATGGTCTCAGGCGGCAGCGGTGATAGTTCTGCGACGACAAGCTACTTCGTGACGTTCGAAACGGAAGATGGCGCGCGGCGCGAACATCAGGTCTGGGATGGCAGCCTGTATGGTCGAATCTCAGAAGAAGACGCCGGTGTGCTCTTCCTCCGCGAGCAGTACGCACTCGACTTCGATCGTGTGCGGATTTAA